One genomic segment of Chitinibacter sp. FCG-7 includes these proteins:
- the malQ gene encoding 4-alpha-glucanotransferase, with the protein MSFTRASGLLAHITSLPSNYGIGDLGPAAYRFVDFLHAAEQTLWQVLPLGLTSYGDSPYQSFSTFAGNHYLISPELLMAQGLLSQDDIPAHDFDPMRVDYGNIIPWKMAVLRTAFANYRQNPPAALKKEFTAFCKANAWLDDFALFVACKFHFIEARRNDYETPEYQAYYQRLNTRLSENQIKDYYYGAVWNSWPDALARREKSALAQYRKTLADEIAFYQFLQFIFFQQWQLLKSYANERQIKLIGDIPIFVSLDSADVWSNRELFALDEAGDPIEVAGVPPDYFSTTGQLWGNPLYRWPAHKDSGFTWWIERVAATLQTTDILRIDHFRAFAAYWAVPFGEATAVNGQWKKSPGKDLFAAIESALGKNLPIIAEDLGIITDDVTALRLKLKLPGMKVLQFAFEADASSDHLPHNYPDSHTVVYTGTHDNDTTVGWYTATSDKNRDYFRRYMNSSGSEAHWDLIRLAWASNALFAIAPVQDVIGAASDARMNTPGVAAGNWQYRFSPDALSTQHAERLAYLGQLFARHGSL; encoded by the coding sequence GTGTCCTTCACCCGAGCTTCAGGTTTACTTGCGCACATCACCTCGTTACCGTCCAATTACGGCATTGGCGATCTGGGTCCTGCGGCGTACCGTTTTGTTGATTTTCTGCATGCAGCCGAACAAACGCTATGGCAGGTTTTGCCGCTGGGACTCACCAGCTACGGCGACTCGCCCTATCAGTCTTTTTCCACTTTTGCCGGCAATCATTACCTGATCAGCCCCGAACTACTGATGGCCCAGGGACTACTGAGCCAGGACGACATCCCGGCGCATGATTTCGACCCTATGCGCGTCGATTACGGCAACATCATTCCGTGGAAAATGGCCGTTTTACGCACAGCCTTTGCCAATTACCGCCAGAATCCGCCCGCAGCGCTCAAGAAAGAATTCACCGCTTTTTGCAAAGCGAACGCCTGGTTGGACGATTTTGCGCTATTTGTGGCGTGCAAATTTCATTTTATCGAAGCGCGCCGCAATGACTATGAAACGCCGGAATATCAAGCCTACTACCAGCGGCTCAATACTCGCCTGAGCGAAAACCAGATCAAGGATTATTACTATGGCGCAGTCTGGAATTCATGGCCGGATGCACTGGCGCGGCGCGAGAAATCCGCGCTGGCGCAGTATCGCAAAACGCTGGCTGACGAAATCGCGTTTTATCAGTTTTTGCAATTCATCTTTTTTCAGCAATGGCAGCTACTCAAAAGTTACGCCAACGAACGCCAGATCAAGCTGATTGGCGATATTCCGATTTTTGTCTCGCTCGACTCGGCCGACGTCTGGAGCAATCGCGAGCTATTTGCGCTGGATGAGGCGGGCGATCCGATTGAAGTCGCGGGCGTACCGCCCGACTATTTCAGCACCACCGGCCAGCTCTGGGGCAACCCGCTCTATCGCTGGCCAGCGCACAAAGACAGCGGCTTTACCTGGTGGATTGAGCGCGTTGCCGCCACGCTGCAAACCACGGATATTTTGCGCATCGACCATTTCCGCGCTTTTGCCGCCTACTGGGCGGTGCCGTTTGGCGAGGCCACCGCCGTCAACGGACAATGGAAGAAAAGCCCCGGCAAAGACTTATTTGCCGCAATTGAAAGCGCGCTGGGCAAAAATCTGCCGATCATCGCCGAAGATCTCGGCATTATCACCGACGATGTCACCGCACTGCGGCTCAAATTGAAACTACCCGGCATGAAAGTGCTGCAATTTGCCTTTGAAGCCGACGCCAGCAGCGATCATCTGCCGCACAACTACCCCGACAGCCATACCGTGGTTTACACCGGTACCCACGACAACGACACCACGGTAGGCTGGTACACCGCCACTAGCGACAAAAATCGCGATTATTTCCGCCGCTATATGAATTCATCCGGCAGCGAAGCGCACTGGGATCTGATCCGGCTGGCCTGGGCCAGCAATGCCTTGTTTGCCATTGCCCCGGTGCAAGACGTAATTGGTGCCGCCAGTGATGCCCGGATGAACACGCCCGGTGTTGCTGCAGGCAACTGGCAATATCGTTTCAGCCCCGATGCGCTCAGCACGCAGCACGCCGAACGACTGGCCTATCTGGGGCAGCTCTTCGCCCGCCATGGCTCACTCTGA
- the glgX gene encoding glycogen debranching protein GlgX, protein MHDYTPAGDGVFALEQVLMLQTGKPYPLGASFDGEGVNFALFSEHASRVELCLFDATGRLETHRIALAACTNGVWHGYLPQAKPGQLYGYRVHGEYAPQRGQRFNPHKVLLDPYAKAVFGQFAIDDANLGYCPQDQTQINTQDNTPVAQKAIVVAEAFDWGDDTAPQTPWANTVIYEAHVRGLTQLHPDIPAAIRGSYAAIAHPVMLAHYQRLGISAIELLPVHLHADEPRLQKLGLENYWGYNTLSFFAPEPTYWSGREGTTPLAEFREMVKALHKAGIEVILDVVFNHTAETDELGPTLSFRGIDNASYYVLNAQHPEYYENWTGCGNVLNIGHPRVLQLVMDSLRYWVSECHVDGFRFDLAPILGRVNGGYSLCAPFFAALAQDPLLANTKLIAEPWDIGAGGYQLGHFPLAWAEWNDQYRDVMRKFWLHDGVNRALFARRFAASSDTFYRPHRQPSTSVNFVTAHDGFNLRDLVSYNHKHNHANKEHNRDGHSHNLSWNCGVEGPSNDEGVKLLRLRASKALLATLLLSQGTPMLLAGDELGHSQQGNNNAYCQNNDITWLNWGAGSQADGELIDYIAELIRIRRECQALSSNTWWTSQPDAAGVTDVVWLNPSASPMQPHDWDDHGGRAMMVWLSNQFLILMNASAHQVHFHLPPLNEGEWTMRLASTGDTQSDFSGRDCRVAARSVTILQLKK, encoded by the coding sequence TTGCATGACTATACCCCCGCTGGCGACGGTGTATTTGCGCTGGAGCAAGTGCTAATGCTGCAAACGGGCAAACCCTATCCATTGGGCGCCAGTTTTGACGGCGAGGGTGTGAATTTTGCCCTGTTCAGCGAGCACGCTAGCCGGGTCGAGTTATGCCTGTTTGACGCTACAGGCCGACTGGAAACGCATCGCATCGCGCTGGCCGCCTGCACGAATGGCGTCTGGCACGGTTATTTGCCGCAGGCCAAGCCCGGCCAGCTCTACGGCTATCGCGTCCATGGCGAGTATGCGCCGCAACGCGGCCAGCGTTTCAACCCGCATAAAGTCCTGCTCGATCCTTATGCCAAGGCGGTCTTTGGTCAATTTGCCATCGACGATGCCAACCTGGGGTATTGCCCGCAAGATCAAACTCAGATTAATACGCAGGACAATACCCCTGTTGCGCAAAAAGCCATTGTCGTGGCCGAAGCGTTTGATTGGGGCGATGACACTGCGCCGCAAACGCCGTGGGCAAACACGGTGATTTATGAAGCGCACGTGCGCGGTCTGACTCAGCTGCACCCCGATATTCCCGCAGCCATACGCGGCTCCTACGCGGCGATTGCGCATCCGGTGATGCTGGCGCATTACCAGCGGCTCGGCATTTCGGCGATTGAGCTCTTGCCGGTGCATTTGCACGCCGACGAGCCACGTTTGCAAAAATTGGGCTTAGAAAACTACTGGGGTTACAACACGCTGAGCTTTTTCGCGCCCGAGCCGACTTACTGGTCGGGCCGTGAAGGAACAACGCCGCTGGCCGAATTTCGCGAGATGGTCAAAGCGCTGCACAAGGCCGGGATCGAAGTGATTCTGGATGTGGTGTTCAACCACACCGCCGAAACCGACGAGCTGGGGCCGACGCTATCTTTCCGTGGCATTGATAACGCCAGCTACTATGTGCTCAACGCACAGCACCCCGAGTATTACGAAAACTGGACCGGCTGCGGCAATGTGCTCAATATCGGCCACCCGCGCGTATTGCAGCTGGTGATGGACAGCCTGCGCTACTGGGTGAGCGAATGCCATGTTGATGGTTTCCGCTTTGATCTGGCGCCCATCTTGGGGCGGGTCAATGGCGGCTATAGCCTCTGCGCGCCATTTTTTGCTGCGCTGGCGCAAGACCCGCTGCTGGCTAACACCAAGCTGATCGCCGAGCCGTGGGATATTGGCGCTGGCGGCTATCAGCTGGGGCATTTTCCGCTGGCCTGGGCGGAATGGAACGACCAGTACCGCGATGTGATGCGTAAATTCTGGCTGCACGACGGTGTGAATCGCGCGCTGTTTGCCCGCCGTTTTGCCGCCTCCAGCGACACCTTTTACCGCCCGCACCGCCAGCCTAGCACCAGCGTCAATTTTGTGACCGCACATGATGGTTTTAATCTGCGCGATCTGGTGTCGTACAACCACAAGCACAATCACGCCAATAAAGAGCATAACCGCGATGGTCATAGCCATAATCTGAGCTGGAATTGCGGCGTTGAAGGCCCGAGCAACGATGAGGGCGTCAAGCTGCTGCGCCTGCGCGCGAGCAAGGCGCTGCTGGCGACGCTGTTATTGAGTCAGGGTACGCCGATGCTGCTCGCTGGCGACGAACTGGGCCATAGCCAGCAAGGCAATAATAATGCCTACTGCCAGAATAACGACATCACCTGGCTGAACTGGGGAGCAGGCTCGCAGGCCGATGGCGAACTGATCGACTATATTGCCGAGCTGATCCGCATTCGCCGCGAATGTCAGGCGCTCTCCAGTAATACCTGGTGGACTAGCCAGCCCGATGCGGCTGGCGTCACCGATGTGGTCTGGCTCAATCCGTCAGCCAGCCCGATGCAGCCGCACGATTGGGATGATCACGGCGGCCGCGCCATGATGGTGTGGCTATCCAATCAGTTTTTAATTCTGATGAACGCCTCGGCGCATCAGGTGCATTTTCATCTGCCGCCCTTAAATGAGGGCGAATGGACGATGCGCTTGGCGAGCACTGGTGATACCCAATCCGATTTTTCCGGCCGCGATTGTCGCGTCGCCGCGCGTAGTGTCACGATTTTGCAATTGAAAAAATAG
- a CDS encoding alpha-D-glucose phosphate-specific phosphoglucomutase, producing MSLTTVSTQASVPTPISVSTQAFAGQRPGTSGLRKKVTVFQQPGYLENFVQAIFDVVPELKGGTLVLGGDGRYHNRAAVQTILKMAAANGVAKVLVGQGALLSTPAVSCVIRKHGAVGGIVLSASHNPGGPDGDFGIKYNVTNGGPAPEKITEAIYQRTTSITQYQTLDSDGYTAAGVDIEHLGEYTLGDMQVLVIDPVSDYAELMESLFDFAAIRAWFASGKRMRFDSMCAASGPYATRIIEGLLGAPTGTVVNGVPLEDFGGLHPDPNPVYADDLVAHLTAADAPDFGAASDGDADRNMILGRNFIVTPSDSLAVMAANATLVKGYAAGIAGVARSMPTSCAVDAVAKKLGLPCFETPTGWKFFGNLLDAGKVALCGEESYGTGSGHVREKDGVWAVLFWLNLLAVTGKSVEDIVTAHWQTYGRHFYSRHDYEALDTDAANGLMAHLREQLASLPGQQFGAYTVVLADDFAYDDPVDGSRSEKQGIRIIFTDGSRIVFRLSGTGTEGATLRVYLEKFEADTRQHGVATQTALADLIQIAGEVAQIATRSGRTQPTVVT from the coding sequence ATGAGTCTTACAACTGTTTCAACTCAGGCTTCGGTTCCAACGCCGATCTCGGTTTCAACTCAGGCATTTGCCGGGCAACGCCCCGGTACTTCAGGTTTGCGCAAGAAAGTAACGGTATTTCAGCAGCCGGGCTATCTGGAAAACTTTGTTCAGGCGATTTTTGACGTCGTGCCTGAGCTCAAAGGCGGTACGCTGGTGCTGGGCGGTGATGGCCGTTATCACAACCGCGCAGCCGTACAAACCATCCTGAAAATGGCGGCAGCCAATGGCGTCGCCAAAGTCTTGGTCGGGCAGGGCGCTTTGCTCTCGACGCCAGCGGTCAGCTGCGTGATTCGCAAGCACGGCGCGGTGGGCGGTATTGTCCTGTCGGCCTCGCATAATCCGGGCGGCCCGGATGGTGATTTCGGTATCAAATACAACGTCACCAACGGCGGCCCGGCGCCGGAAAAAATCACCGAAGCAATTTACCAGCGCACCACAAGCATTACACAATATCAGACGCTAGATTCTGATGGGTATACGGCTGCAGGCGTTGATATTGAACATCTGGGTGAATATACCCTTGGTGATATGCAAGTACTTGTGATTGATCCGGTGAGTGATTACGCCGAATTGATGGAAAGCCTGTTTGATTTTGCCGCCATTCGTGCGTGGTTTGCGAGCGGCAAACGGATGCGTTTTGACTCAATGTGCGCAGCGTCCGGCCCTTATGCCACGCGGATTATCGAAGGCCTGCTTGGCGCGCCCACAGGCACCGTCGTAAATGGTGTGCCGCTGGAAGATTTCGGCGGCCTGCATCCTGATCCGAATCCGGTGTATGCCGATGATCTGGTTGCTCATTTGACGGCGGCAGACGCACCTGATTTTGGTGCGGCTAGCGATGGTGATGCCGACCGCAATATGATTCTGGGGCGCAACTTTATTGTGACGCCGTCCGACAGTCTGGCCGTGATGGCGGCGAATGCGACCTTGGTAAAAGGCTACGCAGCAGGTATCGCTGGTGTCGCGCGCTCGATGCCGACGTCGTGCGCGGTGGATGCCGTAGCGAAAAAGCTCGGCCTGCCGTGTTTCGAGACGCCAACAGGCTGGAAGTTTTTCGGCAATCTGCTCGACGCGGGCAAAGTGGCTTTGTGCGGCGAAGAAAGCTACGGCACCGGTTCTGGCCATGTGCGCGAGAAAGATGGCGTCTGGGCTGTGCTGTTCTGGCTCAATTTGCTGGCGGTGACTGGCAAATCGGTCGAAGACATCGTGACCGCGCATTGGCAAACCTATGGCCGTCATTTCTATTCGCGCCATGATTACGAAGCGCTCGATACCGATGCCGCCAATGGCCTGATGGCGCATTTGCGTGAGCAATTGGCGAGTTTGCCTGGGCAGCAATTTGGCGCGTACACCGTTGTGCTGGCCGATGATTTTGCCTACGACGATCCGGTTGACGGCTCGCGCAGCGAAAAACAGGGTATCCGTATTATTTTCACCGACGGCAGCCGGATTGTTTTCCGCCTCTCGGGTACGGGCACCGAAGGCGCGACCTTGCGCGTGTATCTGGAAAAATTTGAAGCCGACACCCGCCAGCATGGCGTGGCGACGCAAACGGCCTTGGCCGATCTGATCCAAATTGCGGGCGAAGTGGCTCAGATTGCGACGCGCAGTGGACGCACCCAGCCGACGGTCGTGACCTAA
- the glgC gene encoding glucose-1-phosphate adenylyltransferase yields the protein MEVQLIDKATLARQLPNRAVALVLAGGRGSRLKALTDHRAKPGVYFGGKFRIIDFALSNCINSGIRRIGVITQYKSHSLMRHLQRGWSFLRNEMNEFVDVLPAQQRVDEEHWYRGTADAIYQNLDILRTYRSDYVVILAGDHIYKMDYSRMLVDHVLLGAEVTVACIEVPRKEASAFGVMAISEDRKITAFVEKPENPPAMPGNDAVSLASMGIYIFNTAYLERLLEEDIKLEGSTHDFGKDLIPKAVSEGKAFAHPFGLSCVLEDQNAAPYWRDVGTVDAYWEANLDLASVTPELDVYDKNWPIWTLQEQLPPAKFVQDRNGSHGMTLNSLVSGGCIVSGSLVINSVLFSQVRVHSFCTIDSAVILPEVVIGRGSRLRRCVIDRGCEIPENLIVGENAEEDARRFYRSEGGVTLITKDMLAKL from the coding sequence ATGGAAGTTCAATTAATCGATAAAGCGACGCTGGCCCGCCAGCTGCCCAACCGCGCTGTTGCGCTGGTTCTTGCCGGGGGGCGCGGTTCGCGCCTGAAAGCGCTGACTGATCATCGCGCCAAACCCGGCGTGTATTTTGGCGGGAAATTCCGGATTATCGACTTTGCCTTGTCCAATTGCATTAACTCGGGCATTCGTCGTATCGGCGTGATTACGCAGTACAAATCGCACTCGCTGATGCGCCACTTGCAGCGCGGCTGGTCGTTTTTGCGCAATGAAATGAATGAATTTGTCGATGTGCTGCCAGCGCAGCAACGCGTTGACGAAGAGCACTGGTATCGCGGCACGGCCGATGCGATTTATCAGAATCTGGACATTTTGCGCACTTATCGCTCGGATTACGTCGTGATTCTGGCTGGCGATCATATCTACAAAATGGATTACTCGCGCATGCTGGTCGATCATGTGCTGCTGGGCGCTGAAGTCACCGTGGCGTGTATTGAAGTGCCGCGCAAGGAAGCCAGCGCTTTTGGCGTGATGGCGATTAGCGAAGACCGCAAAATTACCGCTTTCGTTGAAAAACCGGAAAATCCGCCCGCCATGCCGGGCAATGATGCGGTCTCGCTGGCGTCGATGGGGATTTATATTTTCAATACCGCCTATCTGGAACGCCTGCTCGAAGAAGACATCAAGCTTGAAGGCTCGACCCATGACTTTGGTAAAGACCTGATCCCCAAAGCCGTGTCGGAAGGTAAAGCATTTGCGCATCCGTTTGGTCTGTCTTGCGTGCTGGAAGATCAAAATGCCGCTCCTTACTGGCGCGACGTAGGTACGGTGGATGCGTACTGGGAAGCCAATCTGGATCTGGCCTCGGTGACCCCTGAGCTCGATGTTTACGATAAAAACTGGCCGATCTGGACGCTGCAGGAGCAATTGCCGCCCGCCAAGTTTGTGCAGGATCGCAATGGCAGCCATGGTATGACGCTCAATTCGCTGGTGTCGGGCGGTTGTATTGTCTCGGGCTCGCTGGTGATTAATTCGGTGCTGTTCTCGCAAGTGCGCGTGCATTCTTTCTGCACGATTGATTCGGCGGTGATCTTGCCTGAAGTGGTGATTGGTCGTGGTTCGCGCCTGCGCCGCTGTGTGATTGATCGCGGCTGCGAGATTCCGGAAAACCTGATTGTGGGTGAAAACGCCGAAGAAGACGCACGCCGTTTCTATCGTTCCGAAGGTGGCGTGACGCTGATTACCAAGGACATGCTGGCCAAATTGTGA
- the glgA gene encoding glycogen synthase GlgA codes for MKILHVCAEMFPLLKTGGLADVSGALPLALGEQGADVRVVLPGFPAICDGLSISGEVATLQSFAGEVRLLFGTTAQGVGVYLIDAPHLYGRGGNPYQDGNQHPYADNHVRFALLGWVAARLAEGVDPFWRPAVVHAHDWHAGLAPAYIAAVGHPARTVFTIHNLAYQGVFAPSDFAAVDLPAHFFDVNGVEFHGQLSFMKAGIYFADRVTTVSPTYAREITGHEQGCGLDGLLRDRGEALSGVLNGVDEAVWNPASDALIAATYSADKMTGKAKCKAALQQALGLQENTEAPLFAVVSRLTEQKGLHLVLERLHEITSRGGQFVLLGSGDAVMESAFRVAAAENPAQIAVKIGYDEAFSHQIMAASDVIMVPSRYEPCGLTQLYGLKYGALPLVRRVGGLADTVADCSLENLQEGIATGAIFDGFSGEELTRGIRRMFALWARPKEWKAVRKTAMSCDFGWQAAAEQYMQIYRALGA; via the coding sequence ATGAAAATTCTCCATGTTTGCGCTGAAATGTTTCCCTTGCTGAAAACCGGCGGCCTGGCCGATGTCAGCGGCGCTTTGCCGTTGGCGCTGGGCGAGCAGGGCGCCGATGTTCGGGTTGTATTGCCAGGTTTTCCCGCGATTTGCGATGGCCTGAGCATCAGCGGTGAAGTGGCCACATTGCAAAGCTTTGCCGGTGAAGTGCGCTTGCTATTCGGGACGACAGCGCAAGGCGTTGGTGTGTATCTGATTGATGCGCCGCATTTGTATGGCCGGGGCGGCAATCCGTATCAGGACGGCAATCAGCATCCGTACGCCGACAATCATGTACGTTTTGCCCTGTTGGGCTGGGTGGCTGCGCGTCTGGCTGAAGGCGTCGATCCGTTCTGGCGGCCAGCAGTCGTCCATGCGCACGACTGGCATGCCGGTCTGGCGCCTGCGTATATCGCCGCCGTGGGCCATCCGGCGCGAACGGTCTTTACCATTCACAATCTGGCTTATCAGGGCGTGTTTGCCCCGTCTGATTTTGCGGCGGTGGATTTGCCCGCGCACTTTTTCGATGTGAATGGCGTCGAGTTTCACGGCCAGCTGTCGTTTATGAAAGCCGGTATTTACTTTGCCGACCGCGTGACCACGGTATCGCCAACGTATGCGCGCGAAATTACCGGCCACGAGCAAGGCTGCGGTCTGGATGGCTTGCTGCGGGATCGGGGCGAGGCTTTGTCGGGCGTACTTAATGGTGTTGACGAGGCGGTCTGGAATCCGGCCAGCGACGCTTTAATTGCCGCGACTTATAGCGCAGACAAAATGACTGGCAAGGCCAAGTGCAAGGCGGCTTTGCAGCAAGCTTTAGGCTTGCAGGAAAACACGGAAGCGCCGCTGTTTGCCGTCGTTAGCCGCCTGACCGAGCAAAAGGGCTTGCATCTGGTACTCGAGCGCCTGCATGAAATCACCTCGCGCGGCGGGCAATTTGTGCTGCTGGGCAGTGGTGATGCGGTGATGGAAAGCGCGTTTCGCGTGGCGGCAGCCGAAAATCCGGCGCAGATTGCGGTCAAAATCGGTTATGACGAAGCGTTTTCGCATCAGATTATGGCGGCCAGCGATGTGATTATGGTGCCCAGCCGCTACGAGCCTTGCGGGTTAACGCAATTGTATGGCCTTAAATACGGCGCTTTGCCGCTGGTGCGCCGTGTTGGCGGTCTGGCCGATACGGTGGCCGACTGCAGTCTGGAAAATTTACAGGAGGGTATTGCCACCGGTGCAATATTTGATGGGTTCTCCGGTGAAGAACTCACCCGGGGTATCCGCCGGATGTTTGCCTTGTGGGCAAGACCGAAAGAGTGGAAAGCGGTGCGAAAAACCGCAATGAGCTGCGACTTTGGCTGGCAGGCCGCCGCAGAGCAATATATGCAGATATACCGCGCCCTGGGTGCTTAA